TGACCTCGGCGGTGGCACCGGCGACCGCGACCACCTCGACCAGCTCACCCAGGCACATGGCCGGCCAGCTCTCTCCCGACGAGCTCGTCCGCCGCGGCGACGGCGGCGGCCACGGGTGGCGAGAGCGTCGTACCGATCTCCAGGCACCCGGCCTCGACCCCCACGACGACCACCGTGGCCGGCAGCCGGTGCAGCGCCCGGCCGAGCTCCACGGTGGCGGCGAGCCCGAAGGCGTGCGTCCCGGCCCGGCCGGTCTCGGCCCAGGTCCCTGACGGCAGGGGTGGTGCGTCCGCTCCGAGCTCGAGGCGATGCAGCGTCCCCGCGGGGGCACCCGTGACCACGGCGTCGATCACGACCACGTGGTCGTGGCCCTCCCACAGGTCGAGGAGTGCGGTGGGGTCCTCCTGCGTGCACACCAGGAGCCCGGTGGCGGCGTCCGGGCGGGTGGCTACTGAGCGGGCGACGGCCGGCCCCACGCCGTCGTCGCCCCGGTCGCTGCGGCCCAGCCCGACCACGAGTGTCGCCCCGGTCACGACCGGCTCACGCTGAGGTCGAGGAAGTGGGTGGCGCAGGAGATGCAGGGGTCGTAGTTGCGGATCGCGTGCTCGCAGCGATGCTGGAGCGCGTGGTCGTCGAGGTCGGTCCAGGTCTCCACGAGCGCGCGCAGGTCGGCCTCGATGCCGGCCTGGTTCTGCGAGGTCGGGGGCACGATCTGGGCGTCCAGGATGGTGCCGTCCTCGTCCAGGACGTAGCGGTGGAAGAGGATGCCGCGCGGTGCCTCGCTGGCGCCGTACCCCTCGCCGGCGCGCGGTGGGACCGGCACGCTCGGTGCCGCCCCGTCGCTCCAGCCGTCGATGATTCGCAGCGACTCCGTGACCGCCTCGACCAGCTCGACCGCCCGGACGACGATCGATCGGAACGGGTTGCGGCACACCGGTCCGAGCCCCGCCTCCTGCGCCGCCTCCCGTGCGAGAGCTCCCAGCCGGTCGTGGTTCAGCGTGTAGCGCGCCAGCGGTCCCACGACGTAGGGCCCGCGCGCTCCGCCGTCCAGACGGGCGTGGAGCGCGTGCGAGTGAGGCACCTGGAACTCGTCGATGTGGTCGGGGAAGTCCCGCACCTCGAACCCGTGATCCCCGGACGTGACGACGCGGCCTTCCTCGATGGGGTAGCCGGACTCCGGCCGGAGGGCGACGTACTCGTAGGGCTGTTCCATGTCGGGGAAGTCGAAGCCGGAGACCAGCCGCACCGTGGCCACGGCGTCCTCGAGGGCCTGCTCCAGGACCGGCCTCAGGGCACGCAGCTCGGTGACCCTGGGCATCCGGTGGAAGCCCCCCACGCGGACGTTGATCGGGTGGATCGACCGGCCGCCGACGACGGACATCAGCTGGTTGCCGGCCTTCTTCAGCCGCAGCGCGGTCTCCACGACGGACGGATGGTCGGCGGCCAGGTCGATCGCTCCGTCGTACCCGAGGAAGTCGGGCGCGTGCAGGAGGTAGACATGCAGGGCGTGGCTCTCGATCCACTCGCCGCAGTAGAGGAGCCGGCGCAGCAGACGGACCGCCGCCGGCACGCTGACGCCACAGGCGTCCTCGATCGCCCAGCAGGCGCTCGTCTGGTAGGCCACCGGGCAGATGCCGCAGATGCGGGCGGTGATGTCGGGCGGCTCGGTCCAGGCGCGCCCGCGCAGGAAGGCCTCGTAGAACCGCGGCGGCTCGTAGATGCGCAGCTGGACGTCGGTGACCCGGCCGCCGCGCATCTCGATGTGCATGGCGCCCTCGCCCTCGACCCGGGCCAGGCTGCCGACGTGCATCACGTGGCCGCCGTCGGTGAGCTTGTGGTTCATCGGGCCACCTCCTCGGCATCACGGCTCGCACTCGTCTCGGCGCGGGCCTGCTCACCGGCGCGCAGGAAGACCTCCGACGCGGCGTTGAAGGTCCGGAAGACGCGCAGCACCTGGCCCTCGTCCATGCCGTGCGCGCGCAGGCGCGTGATCAGGGACGTCGCGTTCGGGGTGTCCTGCGGGCCGAAGCACCCGTAGCAGCCCCGGTCGAACGCCGGGCACAGGGCACCGCACCCGGCCTGGGTCACCGGGCCCAGGCACGGCGTGCCGTGCGCGACGGTGACGCAGACGCTGCCGCGCCGCTTGCACTCGACACAGACGCTGTGGCGCGAGATCCTCGGCGGCCGTCCCTGGAGCTCGGCGGCCAGCACCTCGAGCAGCTGGTCCCGGTCGATCGGGCAGCCGCGCAGCTCGAAGTCCACCGCGACGTGGGCGGCGATCGGCGTCGAGCGGTCGAGGGTCTCGACGTACTCCGGGTGGGCATAGACCACGGAGCGGAACTCCTCCACGTCGGCGAAGTTGCGCAGCGCCTGGATGCCGCCGCTGGTGGCGCAGGCGCCGATCGTGATCAGGCGGCGCGAGGCCGCCCGGATGTCTTGGATCCGCTCGAGGTCGGCCGGTGTGGTGATCGAGCCCTCCACCAGCGAGAGGTCGTAGGGGCCGTCCACGACCGCGCGGGTCGCCTCGGGGAAGTACGCGATCTCCACCTGGCCGGCCAGCGGGATCAGCTCGTCCTCGCAGTTGAGCAGCGTGAGCTGGCACCCGTCGCACGAGGCGAACTTCCAGACGGCGAGCTTCGGTCGGGCCATGGCTACAGCTCCGTCCTGGTCAGGAGTGGCTCGAGCAGGTCGTAGCTCAGCACCGGCCCGTCGAGGCACAAGAAGAGCTCGCGCAGCTGGCAGTGGCCGCACAGACCGACGCCGCACTTCATGTTCCGCTCCATCGAGAGGCGCAGCCGCGCGGGGGCGACGCCGCGGTCGGCCAGCGCCTGCGCGGCGTACCGCATCATCACCTCGGGGCCGCACACCAGCGCGAGGGTCCGGGCCGGATCGAACCCACCGCGGGCCACCAGCTGGGTGACGAGTCCGACGTGGCCGCGCCAGCCGAGCGTGCCTGCGTCGACGGTCTCCTCGACCACGACGTCGTACTCCCGGGCCCAGGTGTGGAGGTCGTGCCCGAACAGGATGTCCTCCGGGGTGCGCGAGCCGTAGAGCAGGCGCACCTGGCCGTACGACGCGCGGTCGGCGCAGACCTCGAGGATCGCCGGCCGCAGCGGGGCCAGCCCGATCCCTCCGGCCAGGAACACGACGTCACCGCCGCGCCCGTCCGCCACCTCCCAGCCGTGGCCGAAGGGCCCGCGGATCCCGAGGGTCGTGCCCGGCGCCGCCTGCGCCAGCCTGCGAGTGACCCCACCGACGTTGCGGACCGTGTGCTGGAGCACCTCGGGATGCGCCGGGTCACCGCTGATGGAGATCGGCACCTCGCCGGTGCCGAAGGCCGACAGCATCGTGAACTGTCCCGGCGCGAAGGCCAAGGGCTCGTCGTCGGCGGCCACCAGGTCCAGGGTCACCGTGTCCCGGGTGTCGCGCCGGTTGTCGGCGACCACGAACGGGCGCGGCACCATCACGGCCTCGCAGTCGGCCGGGCCGCGGTCGGTCCGCACCGCGCCGGCGCTCACGACGGGGCGCCGTACAGGTCGAGGAGCTGCGCGCGCGGAGTGCAGGCTTGCCGACATCACCCGGACCACCCGCTGGAGCAGCGCGTACCCGAGCTCCGGGTCGTCGTTGCACTTGCCGCGCAGGCAGGCGCCGTCGAAGGTGATCAGGCTGGTCGCGTCGACGGCGCGGGCGTCGAAGGTCCAGCGGTACGGCGCGACCAGCCACGACCACCCGACGACGTCTCCCTCGTGGACGGTCTGGGTGACGACCGGCCCGGTCGGGGAGGGCGTCTCGATCGCGACCCGGCCACGCCGGATCACGTAGAAGGTGTCCGCGGGGCCGCCTTCGCGGAACAGGTAGCTGCCCGGGGACAGGTGGGCGTTCGACGCGCAGCCGGTGACCAGGTCGACGTACCGCTCGTCGAGACCCGCGAAGAACGGGTGCTCGGGCAGGAACTGCGCGATGCTCCTCATGACTGTCCCTCCGATCGATCCGTGCGCTCGGCCTCCGAGCGCACGGCGGCGACCTCCTCGGTGATGTCGATCGCCGCCGGGCACCAGGTGACGCACCGGCCGCAGCCCACGCAGCCGGACATCCCGAACTGGTCGACCCAGGCGCCCAGCTTGTGCGTGGCCCACTGGCGGTAGCGCGAGGAGGTCGAGGCCCGCACGGTCCCACCGTGGATCCACGAGTAACCGGCGTCGAAGCAGGAGTCCCAGACGCGGGTGCGCCCGACGAGGCTGCCGGTGAGGTCGGTGACGTCCTCGACATCGGTGCAGAAGCACGTGGGACAGACCGCGGTGCAGTTGCCGCAGGCCAGGCATCGGCCGGCGACGTCGTCCCAGACCGCGCTGTCCGCAGCGGCGTACAGGAGCTCGGTCAAACCCTCCGTGTCGAGGTGGCGGCCCATCCTCCCGGCCGCCTGCTCCGCCACCCGGTCACCGGCCAGCACGTCGTCCTCGGGGGCCGGCGGTGCGCCGATCAGGTCGAGGAGCTCGGCTCCGCGCTCCCCGCCCACCTCCACCACGAACCGGTGCGGGCCGTCGTCCAACAGCTCGGTCAGCGCGAGGTCGTAGGGCGCTCCCCGCCCCGACGTCGGCCGTGGACCGGTCCCCATCGACGCGCAGAAGCACGTCCCGGAGGGGTCGGAGCAGGTGACGGCGACCACGAAGGCCGCCGCCCGCCGGGTGGCGTAGGCCACGTCGCCGTGCACCCGCCCGGTCAGGACGACGTCGTGGATCCCGATCGCGGACAGGTCGCAGGACCGGACACCGAGCAGGGCGTACGGCACGCCGCCGTCGGCGCCGGTGCCGGAGTCGATCGCGAAACCCGCCTCGGTCCGGTGCCCCCGCCAGAGGACCTCCTCGGCCGGGAAGAACACCGGCTTCGCCGACTGCGCCGCGGCCGCGAACCCGAAGAAGGAGTCGTCGTCGCGCTGCCGCAGCCGGTAGCTCCCGGCCTCCTGCACATCGCCCCAGCCCCGGGGCAGCTCGTCGACCCGGGTGATCGGTGCGTTCACGATCGCCCCCGACTGCACGGTCGGCCCGATCACGACGTACCCCTGCGCGAGCAGCCGGTCGACCAGGGCCTGGAGGCCGGCCACGTCGAGAACGCGGTCCGGGCGAGTCTCCGCCCCGGATCGTCCGGCCGTCGTACCGACGAGGTCCATCTTCGGAGTCTGGTCGTGCGACGGTCCCGGACCGTAGGGCATTCCGTCACTTCTCGGTGGCAGAACGGCCCGGTCGCCTGCGCGGAGCGGGCCGGCTGCTGCCCCGCGCGGCTCGGGGCTCTCGATTGTGAGAGGCTCGCCGCGATGGGTTAGAGTCGCACCGCTTCTCGAGCAGACCAGGCCCCGTAGCGCAGTTGGTTAGCGCGCCGCCCTGTCACGGCGGAGGCCGCGGGTTCGAGTCCCGTCGGGGTCGCTCCAGCACAGCCGGTCCGGACACTGTCCGGGCCGGCTGTCGTGTTGTCAGTCGGCGCTCGCCTCGGCCCGGCGTCGTACCGCCTCGAGCAGGCGCCGCATGCCGATCAGGTGACCTCGGCTGCCGATCACCAGCGCCCGGTAGGCGCCGCCCGCGACACCGGGGAACGTCGCGTCGGTCTCGGCCCGCAGGCGGGTCCCGCCGCGCCCGTCGGGCTCGAGGCGCACGACCATGGCGTACGTCGAGAACCGGTGCCGGCCCTCGAGGACGAGGCGCGAGCCGGGGACCGCGATCGTGACCCGGAACCCCGGCAGCGTGGAGCCCTGGGTGAGGGGTC
This genomic window from Nocardioides cynanchi contains:
- a CDS encoding Ni/Fe hydrogenase subunit alpha, which translates into the protein MNHKLTDGGHVMHVGSLARVEGEGAMHIEMRGGRVTDVQLRIYEPPRFYEAFLRGRAWTEPPDITARICGICPVAYQTSACWAIEDACGVSVPAAVRLLRRLLYCGEWIESHALHVYLLHAPDFLGYDGAIDLAADHPSVVETALRLKKAGNQLMSVVGGRSIHPINVRVGGFHRMPRVTELRALRPVLEQALEDAVATVRLVSGFDFPDMEQPYEYVALRPESGYPIEEGRVVTSGDHGFEVRDFPDHIDEFQVPHSHALHARLDGGARGPYVVGPLARYTLNHDRLGALAREAAQEAGLGPVCRNPFRSIVVRAVELVEAVTESLRIIDGWSDGAAPSVPVPPRAGEGYGASEAPRGILFHRYVLDEDGTILDAQIVPPTSQNQAGIEADLRALVETWTDLDDHALQHRCEHAIRNYDPCISCATHFLDLSVSRS
- a CDS encoding oxidoreductase codes for the protein MARPKLAVWKFASCDGCQLTLLNCEDELIPLAGQVEIAYFPEATRAVVDGPYDLSLVEGSITTPADLERIQDIRAASRRLITIGACATSGGIQALRNFADVEEFRSVVYAHPEYVETLDRSTPIAAHVAVDFELRGCPIDRDQLLEVLAAELQGRPPRISRHSVCVECKRRGSVCVTVAHGTPCLGPVTQAGCGALCPAFDRGCYGCFGPQDTPNATSLITRLRAHGMDEGQVLRVFRTFNAASEVFLRAGEQARAETSASRDAEEVAR
- a CDS encoding cyclic nucleotide-binding domain-containing protein, yielding MRSIAQFLPEHPFFAGLDERYVDLVTGCASNAHLSPGSYLFREGGPADTFYVIRRGRVAIETPSPTGPVVTQTVHEGDVVGWSWLVAPYRWTFDARAVDATSLITFDGACLRGKCNDDPELGYALLQRVVRVMSASLHSARAAPRPVRRPVVSAGAVRTDRGPADCEAVMVPRPFVVADNRRDTRDTVTLDLVAADDEPLAFAPGQFTMLSAFGTGEVPISISGDPAHPEVLQHTVRNVGGVTRRLAQAAPGTTLGIRGPFGHGWEVADGRGGDVVFLAGGIGLAPLRPAILEVCADRASYGQVRLLYGSRTPEDILFGHDLHTWAREYDVVVEETVDAGTLGWRGHVGLVTQLVARGGFDPARTLALVCGPEVMMRYAAQALADRGVAPARLRLSMERNMKCGVGLCGHCQLRELFLCLDGPVLSYDLLEPLLTRTEL
- a CDS encoding hydrogenase maturation protease; the encoded protein is MTGATLVVGLGRSDRGDDGVGPAVARSVATRPDAATGLLVCTQEDPTALLDLWEGHDHVVVIDAVVTGAPAGTLHRLELGADAPPLPSGTWAETGRAGTHAFGLAATVELGRALHRLPATVVVVGVEAGCLEIGTTLSPPVAAAVAAADELVGRELAGHVPG
- a CDS encoding 4Fe-4S dicluster domain-containing protein, whose product is MDLVGTTAGRSGAETRPDRVLDVAGLQALVDRLLAQGYVVIGPTVQSGAIVNAPITRVDELPRGWGDVQEAGSYRLRQRDDDSFFGFAAAAQSAKPVFFPAEEVLWRGHRTEAGFAIDSGTGADGGVPYALLGVRSCDLSAIGIHDVVLTGRVHGDVAYATRRAAAFVVAVTCSDPSGTCFCASMGTGPRPTSGRGAPYDLALTELLDDGPHRFVVEVGGERGAELLDLIGAPPAPEDDVLAGDRVAEQAAGRMGRHLDTEGLTELLYAAADSAVWDDVAGRCLACGNCTAVCPTCFCTDVEDVTDLTGSLVGRTRVWDSCFDAGYSWIHGGTVRASTSSRYRQWATHKLGAWVDQFGMSGCVGCGRCVTWCPAAIDITEEVAAVRSEAERTDRSEGQS
- a CDS encoding SRPBCC family protein; the protein is MTSPDLPFVDEHEVVVAAAPDRVWAALVATLDRAFSRPAATAYARLVGCRPVGASGPRPLTQGSTLPGFRVTIAVPGSRLVLEGRHRFSTYAMVVRLEPDGRGGTRLRAETDATFPGVAGGAYRALVIGSRGHLIGMRRLLEAVRRRAEASAD